A stretch of Carassius auratus strain Wakin unplaced genomic scaffold, ASM336829v1 scaf_tig00216111, whole genome shotgun sequence DNA encodes these proteins:
- the LOC113097105 gene encoding DENN domain-containing protein 1B-like, which produces MGSRIKENPEKTFYWFFQASCPIARDKDPAVLFQFPEDFNDEESLKCLPRFCFPYDIERVKDTVAVQHFTFVLTDLEGCQRFGFCRLTSSSQTCLCILSYLPWFEVFYKLLNNLADYSTKGQTKEMKELLSALYKHPVPLVNGSITLQMVPYFIAPDPKALPSIPESRNLTELVVAVDVGNLLQLYASMLFERRILIYCSKLSTLTACIHACNGMLYPMYWQHIFIPVLPPHLLDYCCAPMPYLIGIHSSLAERVKSRALEDVVILNVDTNTLESPHEDLKKIPADVVAGLKVRLKRQAASPGSGVAHAFLRAQALLFGGYRDALQSPAEGPVVFCNELFLSHKSQSMREFLESAVHLQCFKEFIDGRLKILDQGKEPDDVFEEEVLQCGASSGGSKLRRQWVGNLKKGGGALIVTWKTTASKATKHHRLGLKNLLSSKDQSEAHKLQRGGSVCEPHTYRLIQSDCLQNRLPITQHFGRSRPRRPTRKHPSHQGNEQQTEDDNTSYEDSVTECPEQCSGTSDLQEEDDLSLLADPEEMDLLGEIFDTLSSQSSREPGLLYGTRSLDLFSSDSSDFISHKSLANPSQESLSLSFGNSESLVSWEEELEEGPAGEGEGPADEGEEPDVLIDRPENEINELEKDLTELGENLCSDLQILEDASLDPEVGSEERKDAWPNNDGQMNGSMEESLETETVVTERTEMQPDKELQKELKTTNAFGPNGPTNEGIISADSHNVKIDKKEELDKKSTEPLSPNISSTVALFQSSADSSGSRGWDKSLKAPTRSQKINVGSMAGLPTEVQSLKEPVSSTPEEQTQAPVKVSELKKRFEH; this is translated from the exons ATGGGCTCCAGGATAAA AGAAAACCCTGAAAAGACATTCTACTGGTTCTTTCAAGCTTCATGCCCAATTGCCAGAGATAAAG ATCCTGCCGTGCTGTTTCAGTTCCCTGAAGACTTTAATGATGAG GAGTCTCTGAAGTGCTTGCCTCGCTTCTGCTTCCCTTATGACATAGAGAG GGTGAAGGACACTGTTGCCGTGCAGCACTTCACATTCGTCCTGACCGATCTGGAAGGATGCCAGCGCTTTGGTTTCTGCAGACTCACGTCCAGCTCTCAGACCTGCTTGTGCATCCTCAG TTATTTGCCCTGGTTTGAGGTCTTCTACAAACTTCTGAATAACCTAGCCGACTACTCAACGAAAGGACAA ACCAAGGAGATGAAAGAGCTGCTCTCGGCCCTCTACAAACACCCCGTGCCTCTGGTCAATGGCTCCATCACGCTGCAGATG GTCCCATACTTCATCGCGCCAGATCCCAAAGCCCTGCCGTCTATTCCAGAGAGT AGGAACCTGACGGAGCTGGTGGTGGCGGTGGATGTGGGAAACCTGTTGCAGCTCTACGCCAGCATGTTATTTGAGAGACGGATCCTCATTTACTGCAGCAAACTCAGCACT ctgacGGCCTGCATACACGCGTGTAACGGGATGCTGTACCCCATGTACTGGCAGCACATCTTCATCCCAGTGCTGCCTCCTCATCTGCTGGACTACTGCTG TGCTCCGATGCCGTACCTCATTGGAATTCACTCCAGCCTGGCGGAG AGAGTGAAGAGTCGAGCTCTGGAGGACGTGGTCATACTGAACGTGGACACCAACACCCTGGAGTCGCCCCACGAGGACCTGAAAAAGATCCCGGCTGATGTG GTGGCGGGACTGAAGGTCAGGCTGAAGAGACAGGCGGCGTCTCCCGGGTCAGGGGTCGCACACGCTTTCCTCCGAGCCCAGGCTCTGCTGTTCGGAGGATACAGGGATGCCTTACAGTCGCCTGCT GAAGGGCCGGTGGTCTTCTGCAATGAGCTGTTTCTCAGTCACAAGTCTCAAAGCATGCGGGAGTTTCTGGAGAGCGCGGTCCACCTGCAGTGTTTCAAAGAG TTTATTGATGGCCGGCTGAAAATACTTGACCAGGGCAAAGAGCCGGATGACGTGTTTGAAGAAGAGGTGCTTCAGTGTGGTGCTTCATCTG GTGGCTCTAAACTGCGACGGCAGTGGGTGGGAAATTTAAAG AAAGGGGGTGGAGCTCTGATTGTGACATGGAAGACTACAGCGAGCAAAGCA ACCAAACACCACAGATTGGGGCTGAAAAACCTCCTCTCATCAAAG GACCAAAGTGAAGCTCATAAGCTACAGAGGGGCGGGTCTGTGTGTGAACCACACACGTATCGCCTCATCCAATCAGACTGCCTTCAGAATCGCTTACCAATCACACAGCACTTTGGCCGG TCTCGACCACGCCGGCCGACACGCAAGCATCCCAGCCACCAGGGCAATGAACAACAGACAGAGGATGACAACACCAGCTATGAGGACAG TGTAACAGAATGTCCTGAGCAGTGCTCTGGCACCAGCGACTTACAGGAAGAGGATGATCTCTCTCTCTTGGCTGACCCGGAGGAGATGGACCTGCTCGGGGAGATCTTCGACACGCTGAGTTCCCAGAGCTCCAGAGAGCCAGGTTTACTGTATGGCACACGCAGCCTCGACCTCTTCAGCTCCGACAGCAGTGACTTCATCTCTCAT AAGAGTCTGGCCAACCCAAGTCAGGAGAGTCTAAGTCTCTCTTTTGGTAACAGCGAAAGTCTCGTGAGCTGGGAGGAGGAGCTTGAGGAGGGGCCTGCTGGCGAGGGGGAGGGGCCTGCTGACGAAGGGGAGGAGCCTGATGTCCTGATTGACAGGCCAGAAAATGAGATTAATGAATTAGAGAAGGATTTGACCGAGTTAGGGGAAAATCTGTGTTCAGATCTACAAATTCTAGAAGATGCTTCTCTGGATCCTGAAGTGGGTTCTGAGGAGCGAAAGGATGCCTGGCCGAACAATGATGGACAAATGAATGGATCAATGGAGGAAAGCTTGGAAACCGAGACAGTAGTTACAGAGAGGACAGAGATGCAACCTGACAAAGAACTTCAGAAAGAGCTTAAGACGACAAATGCTTTTGGCCCAAACGGACCAACAAATGAAGGAATTATCTCCGCAGATTCTCACAATGTAAAGATAGACAAAAAAGAAGAGCTAGATAAGAAGAGCACTGAACCTCTATCACCAAACATTTCGTCTACCGTAGCTCTGTTCCAGTCCTCGGCTGACTCTTCTGGTTCCCGAGGGTGGGATAAATCTCTAAAAGCTCCCACCAGGTCCCAAAAAATCAATGTGGGCTCAATGGCGGGCCTGCCGACTGAAGTACAAAGTCTGAAAGAGCCTGTTTCATCAACACCAGAAGAACAAACCCAGGCTCCCGTAAAGGTCTCAGAGCTGAAGAAGAGATTTGAACATTAG
- the LOC113097124 gene encoding CD209 antigen-like protein A — protein sequence MLTDLDLEHRDATKLMETLERGSRCLVLITVSFQIICVLLLINNILLHITIRAERDLMKSYKSTVEELKDNYTDLMNEKLQSNFSFLIQKNTELKARVDNLTAEKTQLQTDFEKVGSVSFFLSTELKSWSESRQYCKDRGADLVIIKSEEKQRLITSLIKDRVWIGLSDTEQEGIMKWVDNSTLNKGFWYKEEPNDRGGTEDCIEMLPLHAAQDNWNDFPCSSRRKGVCEK from the exons ATGTTAACAGATCTGGACCTCGAGCACAGGGACGCCACCAAACTGATGGAAACGCTGGAAA GAGGAAGTAGATGTTTGGTGTTGATCACAGTCAGTTTCCAGATTatttgtgttcttctgctgatCAACAACATACTGCTGCACATCACCATCAGAGCAGAGAGAGACCTGATGAAGAGTTACAAGAGCACAGTTGAAGAGTTAAAGGATAATTACACTGATCTAATGAATGAAAAACTGCAGAGCAACTTCAGCTTTTTGATACAGAAGAACACGGAGCTCAAGGCCAGAGTCGACAATCTCACTGCTGAGAAAACACAGTTACAGACAGATTTTGAAAAGGTGGGCTCAGTTAGTTTTTTCCTATCCACTGAGTTGAAGAGCTGGTCTGAGAGCAGACAGTACTGCAAGGATCGTGGAGCTGATCTGGTCATTATCAAGAGTGAAGAGAAGCAG AGGTTGATAACTTCATTAATCAAAGATAGAGTGTGGATTGGTTTGTCTGACACAGAGCAGGAGGGCATCATGAAATGGGTGGATAATTCAACACTGAATAAAGG GTTTTGGTACAAAGAAGAGCCGAATGACCGAGGTGGAACTGAGGACTGTATTGAGATGTTGCCTTTACATGCTGCACAGGACAACTGGAATGATTTCCCTTGCTCATCGAGGAGAAAAGGTGTTTGTGAGAAATAA
- the LOC113097109 gene encoding glucagon receptor-like, producing the protein MSVCLLLVLFTLTTNTQVSSGKALKLLQEQWRIYTNECIQSFMSAAPAAGPVCNRTFDQYVCWPDGSPGTTVNVSCPWYLPWYRKVHQGLVYRVCGADGRWAHGKNTSECEQDDPGQKQYGQILGRFRAMYTVGYSLSLAALTLALAILISFRKLHCMRNNIHMNLFGSFILRAVSILIKDALLDQMNSAQSGPHHFQGQHWVSAQTVGSCRAAMVMMQYSVMANNYWLLVEGLYLHSLLVTTVFSERNYFYIYLCIGWGAPLIFVLPWMTVKYLYENEECWERNINMGYWWIIRSPILFAYLINFIIFIRIIKILMSKLKAHQMRYTDYKFRLAKSTLTLIPLLGIHAILFTFVIDESVPKESLLRLIRLFYDLLFSSFQGLLVAILYCFVNKEVQSEMLKKWKRWKLGKDIEEEYRHTHSQTAHAKGGSMAPAMTHECPETPELAASASTESQRLVTGLQNGASWNRGRVRLQLTSEPQDGASNCSSLTEDICLEERPLSSECSAAMTETNV; encoded by the exons GTGTCTTCTGGAAAAGCTCTGAAGCTGCTGCAGGAGCAATGGAGGATCTACACCAATGAGTGCATCCAGAGCTTCATGAGCGCAGCGCCGGCCGCAG ggccgGTGTGTAACAGGACGTTTGATCAGTACGTGTGTTGGCCCGATGGATCGCCGGGCACCACGGTCAACGTGTCCTGCCCCTGGTACCTGCCCTGGTACCGGAAAG TTCATCAGGGGTTGGTTTACCGTGTGTGTGGCGCTGACGGCAGATGGGCTCATGGGAAAAACACCAGCGAGTGTGAGCAGGATGACCCTGGACAG aagcaGTACGGTCAGATCCTCGGCAGGTTCAGAGCCATGTACACCGTCGGATACTCTCTGTCTCTGGCAGCACTGACTCTCGCGCTGGCCATCCTGATCAGCTTCAG GAAGCTGCACTGCATGAGGAACAACATCCACATGAATCTGTTCGGCTCCTTCATCCTGCGCGCCGTCTCCATCCTCATCAAAGACGCGCTGCTGGATCAGATGAACAGCGCTCAGAGCGGCCCGCATCACTTCCAGGGACAGCACTGGGTCAGCGCTCAG ACGGTGGGCAGCTGCCGCGCTGCGATGGTGATGATGCAGTACAGTGTCATGGCCAACAACTACTGGCTGCTGGTGGAGGGTCTGTATCTGCACAGCCTGCTGGTCACCACCGTCTTCTCCGAGAGGAACTACTTCTACATTTACCTCTGCATCGGCTGGG GTGCGCCGCTCATATTTGTGCTGCCGTGGATGACAGTCAAGTACCTGTATGAAAATGAAGA ATGCTGGGAAAGGAATATCAACATGGGCTATTGGTGGATCATCCGTTCTCCCATTCTGTTTGCGTATCTG ATTAATTTCATTATATTCATTCGTATAATAAAGATTCTGATGTCCAAGCTGAAGGCGCATCAGATGAGATACACCGACTACAAGTTCAG GCTGGCCAAGTCCACGCTCACACTGATTCCTCTGCTGGGAATTCACGCCATCCTCTTCACCTTCGTCATCGATGAGTCCGTGCCAAAGGAGTCTCTTCTGAGGCTGATCCGCCTCTTCTACGATCTCCTGTTTAGCTCGTTTCAG GGTCTGCTCGTGGCCATCCTTTACTGCTTCGTCAACAAAGAG GTCCAGAGCGAGATGCTGAAGAAGTGGAAGAGGTGGAAACTAGGCAAGGACATTGAGGAAGAGTACCGTCACACCCACAGTCAGACGGCGCATGCCAAAGGAGGTAGCATGGCCCCTGCGATGACCCACGAATGCCCCGAAACCCCAGAGCTGGCGGCCTCGGCCTCAACAGAGTCCCAGCGTCTGGTGACAGGCCTTCAGAATGGAGCGAGCTGGAACCGGGGCCGTGTGAGGCTGCAGTTGACCTCCGAGCCACAGGATGGCGCTAGTAACTGCAGCTCTCTGACAGAAGACATTTGTCTGGAAGAGCGTCCCCTAAGCAGTGAATGCTCGGCAGCCATGACAGAAACCAATGTTTGA